The proteins below are encoded in one region of bacterium:
- the rpmJ gene encoding 50S ribosomal protein L36 — translation MKVRASVKRMCDKCIIIKRKGVVRVLCINPKHKQRQG, via the coding sequence GTGAAAGTCCGAGCATCGGTTAAACGAATGTGCGATAAGTGCATCATAATTAAGCGCAAGGGTGTTGTGAGAGTTCTTTGTATCAACCCCAAGCATAAGCAGCGACAAGGCTAG
- the infA gene encoding translation initiation factor IF-1, with product MPKPKTSDKERGIQVEGRVTEKLPNAMFRVELENGHLVLGYVGGKMRMNFIRILEGDRVLIELSPYDLTRGRIIYRYK from the coding sequence ATGCCCAAACCGAAAACATCAGATAAAGAACGTGGGATCCAGGTCGAAGGCAGGGTGACGGAGAAGCTTCCGAACGCAATGTTTCGAGTGGAATTGGAGAATGGACATCTTGTTTTAGGCTACGTAGGTGGCAAGATGCGAATGAATTTCATTCGAATTCTCGAAGGCGATCGAGTGTTGATAGAGCTGTCGCCTTATGACCTGACACGCGGTCGGATCATCTATCGGTATAAATAG